One Halobacterium zhouii genomic region harbors:
- a CDS encoding cob(I)yrinic acid a,c-diamide adenosyltransferase: protein MKIYTRRGDSGETDLRNMDRVSKTSPRIEAYGTVDELNALLGSVRPSGHDDVDDYLAACQNHLHVVQADFANPDPDEDDPVVGEDHVEELEEWIDDCEAELDPLESFILPGGSDAGAALHHARTVCRRAERRAVALLHDEDGVNEQAVAYLNRLSDALFVFARLVNQRDGVPEESPSY, encoded by the coding sequence ATGAAGATCTACACGCGGCGCGGCGACAGCGGCGAGACGGACCTCCGGAACATGGACCGCGTCTCGAAGACGAGTCCGCGCATCGAGGCCTACGGCACCGTCGACGAACTGAACGCCCTGCTCGGGTCGGTTCGCCCCTCGGGCCACGACGACGTCGACGACTACCTCGCGGCGTGCCAGAACCACCTCCACGTCGTGCAGGCGGACTTCGCCAACCCGGACCCCGACGAGGACGACCCGGTCGTCGGCGAGGACCACGTCGAGGAACTCGAGGAGTGGATCGACGACTGCGAGGCGGAACTCGACCCCCTCGAGTCGTTCATCCTCCCGGGCGGTAGCGACGCGGGCGCAGCGCTCCACCACGCCCGGACGGTGTGCCGGCGCGCAGAGCGCCGCGCGGTCGCGTTGCTCCACGACGAGGACGGCGTCAACGAGCAGGCGGTCGCGTACCTGAACCGCCTCTCGGACGCGCTGTTCGTGTTCGCGCGCCT
- a CDS encoding glutaredoxin family protein has product MGLTLYALDGCPYCETVEEALDDHGVSYETQWVDALHSQRNEVKRVSGQRGVPVLVDDDHGVTMAESENILDYVERTLA; this is encoded by the coding sequence ATGGGACTGACGCTGTACGCGCTCGACGGCTGTCCGTACTGCGAGACTGTCGAGGAAGCGCTGGACGACCACGGTGTCTCGTACGAGACCCAGTGGGTGGACGCGCTGCACTCCCAGCGCAACGAGGTCAAGCGCGTGAGCGGGCAGCGCGGCGTGCCCGTGCTCGTGGACGACGACCACGGGGTCACGATGGCCGAGAGCGAGAACATCCTCGACTACGTGGAGCGAACACTCGCATGA
- a CDS encoding tRNA-binding protein, with protein MTESPFDVRLQVGEVLDAEPFEAARKPEMAKLTVDVGDRTLQSAAQTGYNYDPSDLVGRQVLCATNLGTVNIAGYESQALTVGVPDEDGHPVLVGPDDDVPLGGELY; from the coding sequence ATGACAGAGAGTCCGTTCGACGTCCGACTGCAGGTCGGAGAAGTGCTCGACGCGGAACCGTTCGAGGCGGCCCGGAAACCCGAGATGGCGAAACTGACAGTCGACGTGGGCGACCGAACACTCCAGTCCGCCGCACAGACCGGCTACAACTACGACCCGAGCGACCTCGTCGGCCGGCAGGTGCTGTGCGCGACGAACCTCGGGACGGTGAACATCGCGGGCTACGAATCCCAGGCGCTGACCGTCGGCGTTCCGGACGAGGACGGCCACCCGGTACTCGTCGGTCCGGACGACGACGTTCCGCTCGGGGGCGAACTCTACTGA
- a CDS encoding DUF547 domain-containing protein has protein sequence MFAPNADTTSPYDLAAASGRLLYASHNERPVGDLLSSLGALDEAVLDRLRSDSDAALAFWLNLHQAFTARRQLVDVGRSSRPFGVAGTSIGLDDIQHGILRGGKWKYGLGYVPNPFVRQFERRHELQEPDPRAHIALRRFEHDPDSAEAFTAANVDEELSEVTGEYLDAVVDYDSERDVASVSRLFFWFRGDFGGVPGVRSLLHRHEVVPPTATPRLDFLSKSTVDEANPGVRRDAPEDPQ, from the coding sequence ATGTTCGCTCCGAACGCAGACACCACGTCCCCCTACGATCTCGCCGCCGCCTCGGGCCGCCTGCTCTACGCCAGTCACAATGAGCGACCAGTCGGTGATCTCCTCAGTTCACTCGGCGCGCTCGACGAGGCGGTGCTCGACCGGCTTCGGTCAGACAGCGACGCCGCACTCGCGTTCTGGCTGAACCTTCACCAGGCGTTCACGGCACGCAGACAACTTGTCGACGTCGGCCGTTCGTCGCGGCCGTTCGGCGTCGCCGGAACGTCGATTGGACTCGACGACATCCAGCACGGCATCCTTCGCGGTGGCAAGTGGAAGTACGGTCTCGGCTACGTTCCGAACCCGTTCGTCCGTCAGTTCGAGCGACGCCACGAACTCCAGGAGCCCGACCCCCGCGCTCACATCGCGCTCCGGCGTTTCGAGCACGACCCCGATTCCGCTGAGGCGTTCACGGCGGCAAACGTCGACGAGGAGCTGTCCGAGGTGACGGGAGAGTACCTTGACGCTGTCGTCGACTACGACTCGGAGCGGGACGTGGCGAGCGTGTCGCGGCTGTTCTTCTGGTTCCGCGGCGACTTCGGGGGCGTCCCTGGCGTGCGTTCGCTCCTCCACCGCCACGAGGTCGTGCCACCGACTGCGACCCCGCGACTGGACTTTCTCTCCAAGAGCACGGTCGACGAGGCCAACCCGGGCGTGCGCCGCGACGCCCCCGAGGACCCTCAGTAG
- a CDS encoding CopG family ribbon-helix-helix protein produces the protein MTVVSVSMPEELLERIDDFADDHGYTGRSEVVREAARNLLGEFEDRQLEDRKLIGVVTVLFSYETSTVEERMMGLRHEYEGLVTSNVHNHVGDHYCMELFILEGSLESISEFVGRVRATKDTLTVDYSVIPVDGFTPLSHG, from the coding sequence ATGACCGTCGTCAGCGTCTCGATGCCGGAGGAACTCCTCGAACGCATCGACGACTTCGCGGACGACCACGGCTACACGGGTCGCAGCGAAGTCGTCCGCGAGGCCGCCCGCAACCTCCTCGGCGAGTTCGAGGACCGACAACTGGAAGACCGCAAACTCATCGGCGTCGTCACCGTTCTGTTCAGCTACGAGACCTCGACCGTCGAGGAACGCATGATGGGGCTCCGTCACGAGTACGAGGGGCTCGTCACGTCGAACGTCCACAACCACGTCGGTGACCACTACTGCATGGAACTGTTCATCCTCGAGGGGTCACTCGAGTCGATTTCGGAGTTCGTCGGCCGCGTTCGGGCGACCAAGGACACGCTCACGGTGGACTATTCGGTGATCCCGGTCGACGGGTTCACCCCGCTCTCTCACGGCTGA
- the gcvPB gene encoding aminomethyl-transferring glycine dehydrogenase subunit GcvPB codes for MQFYDQARYETAEDDQYEPLLSEKDGDAVEVDSSLPDALTRDELSVPSLSEPELARHYVRLSQQNYGVDSGPYPLGSCTMKYNPKFTEDVAALDSAAVHPDRSAESTQGTLELLYDLQEYLGRIGGMDAVTLQPPAGAAGEFAGIRIADAYHEANGEGHRDEVLIPDSAHGTNFASAALGGYDVVELPSGEDGRVDIDALEAALGENTAALMLTNPNTLGLFERDIERIAEMVHDAGGLLYYDGANLNALLGRARPGDMGFDVMHFNVHKTFATPHGGGGPGAGPVGVTDELAAFLPSPHVRQSGDGSTERFELHEPTQSIGRVHGFEGNWLVLVKAFAYIDRLGDEGLEDASAKAVLNANYLAELVDYDVPLEPFHHEFVASAGDQDAADVAKRMLDYGVHPPTTKWPELVDEALMTEPTEVESKATLEDLADAFNAVASDDDDALAAAPERTTAKRIDQTSAARDPRLSWHDLE; via the coding sequence ATGCAGTTCTACGACCAGGCTCGCTACGAGACCGCCGAGGACGACCAGTACGAACCGCTGCTCTCCGAGAAGGACGGCGACGCAGTCGAGGTCGATTCCTCGCTCCCCGACGCCCTGACGCGGGACGAACTCAGCGTGCCGAGTCTCTCGGAACCCGAACTCGCGCGCCACTACGTCCGACTCAGCCAGCAGAACTACGGCGTCGACTCCGGGCCGTACCCGCTCGGCAGTTGTACGATGAAGTACAACCCCAAGTTCACGGAGGACGTCGCCGCGCTCGACTCGGCAGCGGTCCACCCAGACCGCTCGGCGGAGTCTACACAAGGAACCCTCGAACTGTTGTACGACCTCCAGGAGTACCTCGGGCGCATCGGAGGCATGGACGCCGTGACGCTCCAGCCGCCTGCGGGCGCCGCTGGCGAGTTCGCGGGCATCCGCATCGCCGACGCCTACCACGAGGCCAACGGCGAAGGCCACCGCGACGAGGTCCTCATCCCGGACTCCGCCCACGGCACGAACTTCGCGTCCGCCGCGCTCGGGGGTTACGACGTTGTCGAACTCCCCTCCGGCGAGGACGGTCGCGTCGACATCGACGCCCTCGAAGCAGCGCTCGGTGAGAACACGGCGGCGCTGATGCTCACGAACCCGAACACGCTCGGCCTGTTCGAGCGCGACATCGAACGGATCGCGGAGATGGTCCACGACGCCGGCGGCCTGCTCTACTACGACGGCGCGAACCTGAACGCGCTGCTCGGGCGTGCTCGCCCCGGCGACATGGGCTTCGACGTCATGCACTTCAACGTCCACAAGACGTTCGCCACGCCTCACGGCGGCGGCGGTCCGGGCGCCGGCCCGGTCGGCGTCACGGACGAACTCGCGGCGTTCCTGCCGAGCCCGCACGTCCGTCAGAGCGGCGACGGGAGCACGGAGCGGTTCGAACTGCACGAACCCACCCAGTCCATCGGGCGCGTCCACGGCTTCGAGGGCAACTGGCTCGTGCTCGTGAAGGCGTTCGCGTACATCGACCGCCTCGGTGACGAGGGCCTCGAGGACGCCTCCGCGAAGGCCGTGTTGAACGCGAACTACCTAGCGGAACTGGTGGACTACGACGTGCCCCTCGAGCCGTTCCACCACGAGTTCGTCGCCAGCGCGGGCGACCAGGACGCCGCCGACGTCGCCAAGCGGATGCTCGATTACGGCGTCCACCCGCCGACGACGAAGTGGCCGGAGCTCGTCGACGAGGCGCTGATGACCGAACCCACGGAGGTCGAGAGCAAGGCCACGCTCGAGGACCTCGCGGACGCGTTCAACGCCGTCGCGAGCGACGACGACGACGCGCTCGCGGCCGCTCCCGAGCGCACGACCGCGAAGCGAATCGACCAGACCAGTGCGGCGCGCGACCCGCGTCTCTCCTGGCACGACCTGGAGTAG
- the gcvPA gene encoding aminomethyl-transferring glycine dehydrogenase subunit GcvPA: MSGSPYAPHKPEETAEMLDAVGVDDVEELFDIPESVRFDGEFGIDAKSEQAAVAETRKRLRRNDDLTEFLGRGHYEHYVPSLVDHISQRSEFITSYTQYQPEVTQGFLQVLFEYQSMLVELTGLGIANCSMYDEASALAEAALLAKRVQQASGDRVLVPEYVREGHVSVLENYTAGSDVVVERYAVADGNVDVDVLADAMDDDVVMVYAKNPTTLGTIEEGLDTVGELADDHDALFCLGSDPVAMSLLQRPADVGADVVVGDASVLGLGTAYGMGLGVFACREEFLRQVPGRLVGASEDSDGNRAYTLTLQTREQHIRRERATSNICTNQAWVALRTAIHAAYLGAEGLVDLAEQMVELPRNLASELDDVSGVQAPVYDRHHFREFVAHTDQPAAAIADDLEAEGFAVHAVGEHELQVCVTDANVHATDALVGALQEVAH, from the coding sequence ATGAGCGGGAGTCCGTACGCCCCACACAAACCCGAGGAGACGGCCGAGATGTTGGACGCCGTCGGCGTCGACGACGTCGAGGAACTGTTCGACATCCCGGAGTCGGTGCGCTTCGACGGCGAGTTCGGCATCGACGCGAAGAGCGAACAGGCGGCTGTCGCGGAGACGCGGAAGCGACTCCGGCGCAACGACGACCTGACGGAGTTCCTCGGACGCGGGCACTACGAGCACTACGTCCCGTCGCTCGTCGACCACATCTCCCAGCGCTCGGAGTTCATCACGTCGTACACGCAGTACCAACCGGAGGTCACGCAGGGGTTCCTGCAGGTGCTCTTCGAGTACCAGTCGATGCTCGTGGAACTGACCGGTCTCGGCATCGCGAACTGCTCGATGTACGACGAAGCGAGCGCTCTCGCCGAAGCCGCACTGCTCGCCAAGCGCGTCCAGCAGGCGTCGGGCGACCGCGTGCTCGTCCCCGAGTACGTACGTGAGGGCCACGTCAGCGTGTTGGAGAACTACACCGCCGGGTCGGACGTGGTCGTCGAGCGCTACGCCGTCGCGGACGGGAACGTCGACGTCGACGTTCTCGCGGACGCGATGGACGACGACGTCGTGATGGTGTACGCGAAAAACCCCACGACGCTCGGCACCATCGAGGAGGGCCTCGATACCGTCGGCGAACTCGCCGACGACCACGACGCGCTGTTCTGCCTCGGCTCGGACCCGGTGGCGATGTCCCTCCTCCAGCGCCCCGCAGACGTCGGCGCGGACGTCGTCGTCGGCGACGCGAGCGTCCTCGGTCTCGGAACCGCGTACGGCATGGGTCTCGGCGTGTTCGCGTGCCGCGAGGAGTTTCTCCGACAGGTGCCCGGGCGACTCGTCGGCGCGAGCGAGGACAGCGACGGCAACCGGGCGTACACGCTCACGCTCCAGACGCGCGAACAGCACATCCGCCGCGAGCGCGCGACATCGAACATCTGTACGAATCAGGCGTGGGTTGCGCTCCGCACCGCCATCCACGCCGCGTACCTCGGCGCGGAGGGTCTCGTCGACCTGGCCGAGCAGATGGTCGAACTCCCCCGGAACCTCGCGAGCGAACTCGACGACGTGTCTGGTGTCCAGGCGCCTGTCTACGACCGCCACCACTTCCGGGAGTTCGTCGCCCACACCGACCAGCCAGCGGCAGCCATCGCCGACGACCTCGAAGCGGAGGGCTTCGCGGTGCACGCGGTCGGCGAACACGAACTCCAGGTCTGCGTGACCGACGCGAACGTTCACGCGACAGACGCACTCGTCGGCGCGCTCCAGGAGGTGGCTCACTGA
- the gcvH gene encoding glycine cleavage system protein GcvH, with product MSFDVPQDLYYLESHEWIDPDTGRVGISEFAQDELGDIVFVELPSEGDHLDADDTFGVVESIKAVSDVYAPVSGDVTAVNDALGDQPELVNDDPFGEGWLLELDFDEDELDELLTAEEYEEQIA from the coding sequence ATGAGCTTCGACGTACCCCAAGACCTGTACTACCTCGAATCGCACGAATGGATCGACCCCGACACCGGCCGCGTCGGCATCTCGGAGTTCGCCCAGGACGAACTCGGCGACATCGTCTTCGTCGAACTCCCCAGCGAGGGCGACCACCTCGACGCCGACGACACCTTCGGCGTCGTCGAATCCATCAAAGCCGTCTCCGACGTCTACGCCCCGGTTTCGGGCGACGTGACGGCAGTCAACGACGCGCTCGGCGACCAGCCCGAACTCGTCAACGACGACCCGTTCGGAGAGGGGTGGCTCCTCGAACTCGACTTCGACGAGGACGAACTCGACGAACTGCTCACGGCCGAGGAGTACGAAGAACAGATCGCCTAG
- the gcvT gene encoding glycine cleavage system aminomethyltransferase GcvT, which translates to MALRTPPLFGRHEDRGAQFTEFGGWNMPVEFDSIREEHAAVRDSVGIFDVSHMGEIEVSGPDAERLMQRLTTNDVTALEPGDAQYSAITTEDGVLLDDTVVYRLPDGSDEGTDDDPADDGAVFLFVPNAGHDEQMAERWTTHRDEWGLDATVDNVTEDYGMVAVQGPDAPQLVADAADVTNPDADGVLDLSPFEATHADVAGVECLVANTGYTGEDGFELVFPADGAGAVWDRFADDAQPCGLGARDTLRLEIGLLLSGQDFHSEENPRTPYEAGIGFTVKLDTEFVGRDALEVQKEQGVDEKFVGLRLVDRGVPRHGYEITTPDGDHLGEVTSGTMSPTLEEPIGLGYVDAEHADDGTLVHVVVRGTGKKAKLTTPPFIDQ; encoded by the coding sequence ATGGCCCTTCGGACGCCGCCACTGTTCGGCAGACACGAGGACCGCGGTGCGCAGTTCACGGAGTTCGGCGGGTGGAACATGCCCGTCGAGTTCGACTCCATCCGCGAGGAACACGCCGCTGTCCGTGACTCCGTCGGCATCTTCGACGTCTCCCACATGGGCGAAATCGAGGTGTCGGGGCCGGACGCCGAACGCCTGATGCAGCGGCTCACCACCAACGACGTCACCGCACTCGAACCCGGCGACGCGCAGTACTCGGCCATCACGACCGAGGATGGCGTCCTCCTCGACGACACCGTCGTCTACCGCCTCCCGGACGGGAGCGACGAAGGGACCGACGACGACCCGGCGGACGACGGCGCCGTGTTCCTGTTCGTCCCGAACGCGGGCCACGACGAACAGATGGCCGAACGGTGGACCACCCACCGCGACGAGTGGGGCCTCGACGCCACCGTCGACAACGTCACGGAGGACTACGGCATGGTCGCCGTACAGGGCCCGGACGCCCCACAACTCGTCGCGGACGCCGCGGACGTCACCAACCCCGACGCCGACGGCGTCCTCGACCTCTCGCCGTTCGAGGCGACGCACGCTGACGTCGCGGGCGTCGAGTGCCTGGTCGCCAACACCGGCTACACGGGCGAAGACGGCTTCGAACTCGTCTTCCCCGCCGACGGCGCGGGCGCGGTCTGGGACCGCTTTGCAGACGACGCCCAGCCCTGCGGCCTCGGCGCCCGGGACACGCTCCGCCTCGAAATCGGACTACTGCTCTCCGGCCAGGACTTCCACTCCGAGGAGAACCCCCGAACGCCCTACGAGGCCGGCATCGGCTTCACCGTCAAACTCGACACCGAGTTCGTCGGCCGCGACGCCCTCGAAGTCCAGAAAGAACAGGGCGTCGACGAGAAGTTCGTCGGCCTCCGCCTCGTCGACCGCGGCGTCCCGCGCCACGGCTACGAGATCACGACCCCCGACGGCGACCATCTCGGCGAGGTCACCAGCGGCACCATGAGTCCGACGCTCGAGGAACCCATCGGCCTCGGCTACGTGGACGCAGAACACGCCGACGACGGGACGCTCGTCCACGTCGTCGTGCGAGGCACCGGCAAGAAAGCGAAACTCACCACCCCACCGTTCATCGACCAATGA
- a CDS encoding cation:proton antiporter produces MANGIEAQLIDLVAVFLLAGGVGVFVAKVGRFPYTIALLLAGLGVSVAGIDLGIELSHDVILFVILPPLLFEGAADTEMEQFRRNLPIILTLAVVGLLGSTVVLAALARPILGFPITVALLFAAMILPTDPVSVLALFDELGAPDRLSVLVEGESLINDGVGVVVFIAVLDLTLTVANGERTAAGVLDPSSLATVGGGILVSALGGAVVGLLAGYAIYRVMATLDEHMTETVLALILAYGSFLLAEHYVHVSGVIAVVAAGLLIGNRGAEEAMSPQTKITVFNTLETGAFIANTFVFLTIGVQTPIGQLLRYADLILLAVPLVLFARATTLYPLVAVYNRAATHNYVDSQPIPWTYQHVMLWGGLHASIPIALVIGLPPGTPFREQLRALVFGVAAFSLVVQGLTMSNLLDRLGVVTQSDAKRLYELLVGRRRAVDDALDAAERLYRRGEIPGTVHRAFTDEYEDERDTLSDAIEELLAENPELRREQLLIAERRILKREKSAVMDAMRNGVVGDEAGEALLDEVNLKLDTVQNGDSTVETGEEGYREFWRNQAAEFGLDAVDEQTEG; encoded by the coding sequence ATGGCGAACGGCATCGAAGCTCAGCTCATCGACCTCGTCGCGGTGTTCCTGCTCGCGGGCGGTGTCGGCGTGTTCGTCGCCAAGGTCGGACGATTCCCGTACACAATCGCGCTCCTGCTCGCCGGCCTCGGCGTCTCCGTCGCCGGCATCGACCTCGGCATCGAACTCTCCCACGACGTCATCCTGTTCGTCATCCTCCCGCCGCTGCTGTTCGAGGGCGCCGCGGACACGGAGATGGAGCAGTTCCGGCGGAACCTCCCGATCATCCTCACACTCGCCGTCGTCGGCTTACTCGGTAGTACAGTGGTGCTCGCGGCGCTCGCCCGGCCGATACTCGGCTTCCCGATAACCGTCGCGTTGCTGTTCGCCGCGATGATACTCCCCACTGACCCCGTCTCCGTCCTCGCTCTGTTCGACGAACTCGGCGCCCCAGACCGCCTCTCGGTGCTCGTGGAGGGCGAGAGTCTCATCAACGACGGCGTCGGCGTCGTCGTGTTCATCGCCGTGCTCGACCTCACGCTCACCGTCGCGAACGGCGAGCGCACCGCGGCGGGCGTCCTCGACCCGTCGTCGCTCGCGACAGTCGGCGGCGGGATACTCGTCTCCGCGCTCGGCGGCGCGGTCGTCGGCCTCCTCGCGGGGTACGCCATCTACCGCGTGATGGCTACGCTCGACGAACACATGACCGAGACGGTGCTCGCGCTCATCCTCGCGTACGGCAGTTTCCTGCTCGCGGAGCACTACGTCCACGTCTCCGGGGTCATCGCGGTCGTCGCTGCCGGCCTGCTCATCGGCAACCGTGGCGCCGAGGAGGCGATGAGCCCGCAGACGAAGATCACCGTGTTCAACACGCTCGAGACGGGCGCGTTCATCGCGAACACGTTCGTCTTCCTCACCATCGGCGTGCAGACGCCCATCGGCCAGTTGCTCCGGTACGCCGACCTCATCCTGCTGGCCGTCCCGCTCGTGTTGTTCGCGCGCGCGACTACACTCTACCCCCTGGTCGCCGTGTACAACCGCGCCGCCACCCACAACTACGTCGACAGCCAGCCGATTCCGTGGACGTACCAACACGTCATGCTGTGGGGAGGGCTCCACGCGTCGATTCCCATCGCACTCGTCATCGGCCTCCCGCCCGGAACCCCGTTCCGCGAGCAGTTGCGTGCGCTGGTGTTCGGCGTCGCCGCGTTCAGCCTCGTCGTCCAGGGGCTCACGATGTCGAACCTCCTCGACCGTCTCGGCGTCGTCACGCAGAGCGACGCCAAGCGCCTCTACGAACTGCTCGTCGGCCGGCGCCGCGCCGTCGACGACGCGCTCGACGCCGCAGAGCGCCTCTACCGCCGCGGCGAGATTCCGGGAACCGTCCACCGCGCGTTCACGGACGAGTACGAGGACGAACGCGACACGCTCTCTGATGCCATCGAGGAACTCCTGGCGGAGAACCCGGAACTCCGCCGCGAGCAACTGCTCATCGCGGAGCGCCGCATCCTCAAGCGCGAGAAGTCGGCCGTGATGGACGCGATGCGAAACGGCGTCGTCGGCGACGAGGCGGGCGAGGCACTGCTCGACGAGGTGAACCTCAAACTCGACACCGTGCAGAACGGTGATTCGACCGTCGAAACCGGCGAGGAGGGGTACCGAGAGTTCTGGCGGAACCAGGCGGCCGAGTTCGGCCTCGACGCCGTCGACGAACAGACCGAGGGGTGA